Proteins encoded in a region of the Cataglyphis hispanica isolate Lineage 1 chromosome 14, ULB_Chis1_1.0, whole genome shotgun sequence genome:
- the LOC126854391 gene encoding zinc finger MYM-type protein 3 isoform X3, whose product MDSQDSSQISISADKTDVSQSEAMSNSSNDNTKNYIENVLKEDKGSDKSPSEEGTIEIQDETNKEIQDETNKEATTIASEKDTTPSNVTDEDIVEMHSETNKEATVISEKDALLLNIKTSDSATHLQTIEKDDHIEIEGLSFEKDVDTITSEENNIVESSCKESVSVNIDKETTELSTFNLTEKCNTKQPLNLEDLCNISDNIGNDCTKLTSVNETSFKEKPEDSDIPDESSVTADDLQISQKNVELSKKVESESSDSNLENPDKDLSEKNIEPENTEFVQFSHDKHDDSQIEGQSIDAEDPFGGDNLTSDNIEPVETDSLVEDDISFKNLYEQGDNLQDAVNARNNDSNNDKLNVDCTSNNLKDTDVNKVVDNITKESNNVQTTIDSLESAAIDTDLPDTNISETEAGSISPTKSFDKQVEQTKKAIEEITPMETDEEQTDVLPGQDDELCIIPDSMKVIIPNKSSKTIDEQNESMLEKNAKDDETIQNCTKSNSELDKDVSGKDEPQSAIMENKNNSEDSTMATQNESTVEVQTATTDIINIDDESKSSEVEEVTTKETCKQCGEERACKIRVKIGTENYHVCSKTCKALFKAANNKTIDIPSQGATSKREKRCASCLLIIEANDERNLSWETMEFCNEECLGKFQRKYGSYCKNCNGAVQAVSLGKYCVRFGCDVRQFCCSTCLEEFKKGLKVCSYCQKDISFSTDGFLAPVGEKGQFKDFCTQDCMEKYSKLNSSEPPTTEKKPCSVCQEEKLVHCEVQIYNSTPVAICSEPCFAAFKFVKQVKPEQCSTCKKFFELPNKQHFIVFYDNEPHTFCNKTCLNIFIITNRKIVPCNWCKVKKYNFDMIKKELKTGPTLMMCSLNCLTLYQVSINAVSAKRINCDFCKEYSLAHYHLTMSDATIRNFCSYNCVMNFQAQYTKSPITIPSSDDPVPTGMPKRTTLSQKSANQTIQKSNDIQSKKSMPVISSVTSLAALGNGQASPNSQQNSMVMPTNAIPNQSTQIVYKQQVITRPPSPVKIQNKTTQCKPLVHTKGVSVRPHPCTKWTQTKEKVQQVVVPIPVPIYVPFPMHMYSMPFPVPMPFPLPIPVPLFIPTTRNSAKGIMKDIKKIQEKIPADPYEAELLMMAEMVATEKKTNDSDSDSVDDSPEAVDSNNAFGDDMLQMALKMATGELDEPAVDLEAALTPNTITATQAPSQPETAMDNDVQSERLMVASRGRKRVMPYKPRSTPTKRMRRVSGTNDMPLMPPPEPQPPPQPRIIEPMEKPDANMALKYTFGVNAWRQWVIGKNAELEKQITPMRKIKLFKTDLLQLTADELNYSLCLFVKEVRKPNGAEYAPDTIYYLCLGIQQYLFENNRIDNIFTDSYYEKFTDCLNEIAKKFSALYNEAQYIVTRVEEEHLWECKQLGAHSPHVLLSTLMFFNTKHFNLVTVEEHMQLSFSHIMKHWKRNPAAQPTAMAGKVPNSRNVLLRFYPPQSALEANSRKKKVYEQQENEENPLRCPVKLYEFYLSKCPESVKTRNDVFYLLPERSCVPDSPVWYSTSPLAKEHLIKMLYRIKMVKEINVALLTS is encoded by the exons atggactCCCAAGACAGTTCCCAGATCAGCATATCTGCTGATAAGACTGATGTATCTCAATCGGAAGCTATGAGCAACTCAAGTAACGATAATACTAAAAACTATATTGAAAATGTTCTCAAAGAAGATAAAGGATCTGATAAATCACCATCTGAAGAAGGTACTATAGAAATACAAGatgaaacaaataaagaaatacaagATGAAACAAATAAAGAGGCAACTACAATAGCTTCTGAAAAAGATACGACTCCATCAAATGTAACTGATGAAGATATTGTAGAGATGCATAGTGAAACAAATAAAGAAGCAACTGtaatttctgaaaaagatgcacttctattaaatataaaaacaagtgATTCTGCTACACATTTACAAACTATTGAAAAAGATGATCACATAGAAATTGAAGGGCTATCATTTGAGAAGGATGTTGATACTATAACaagtgaagaaaataatatagttgaaAGTTCTTGTAAAGAAAGTGTATCTGTTAATATAGACAAGGAAACAACAGAACTAAGTACATTCAATTTgacagaaaaatgtaatacaaaacAGCCATTAAATCTTGAagatttatgcaatatatcaGATAATATAGGAAATGATTGTACAAAACTTACTAGTGTAAATGAAACatcatttaaagaaaaaccTGAAGATTCTGACATTCCAGATGAATCAAGTGTTACTGCAGATGATCTGCAAATATCTCAAAAGAATGttgaattgtcaaaaaaaGTGGAATCGGAATCATCAGATAGTAATTTGGAAAATCCTGATAAAGATTTGTCTGAGAAAAACATTGAGCCTGAAAATACagaatttgtacaattttctcaCGACAAACATGATGATTCGCAAATTGAAGGACAATCTATAGACGCAGAAGATCCGTTTGGTGGTGACAATCTTACTTCTGATAATATCGAACCAGTGGAAACTGATAGTCTTGTAGAGGATGATATTAGTTTCAAAAACTTATATGAGCAAGGTGATAATTTACAGGATGCAGTGAATGCCAGAAACAATGATTCTAATAATGATAAACTTAATGTTGATTGCACATCAAACAATCTAAAAGATACTGATGTTAATAAAGTTGTGGATAATATTACTAAAGAATCAAATAATGTACAAACTACTATTGATTCTCTTGAAAGTGCAGCAATAGATACTGATCTCCCAGATACAAATATATCTGAAACAGAAGCAGGAAGTATATCACCTACAAAATCATTCGATAAACAAGTTGAACAGACCAAAAAAGCTATTGAAGAAATTACACCAATGGAAACAGATGAGGAACAAACTGATGTATTACCAGGACAGGATGACGAGCTATGTATTATCCCAGATAGTATGAAAGTAATAATACCAAATAAATCAAGTAAAACAATAGATGAACAAAATGAATCTATGCTTGAAAAAAACGCGAAAGACGATGAAACAATACAAAACTGTACTAAATCTAATTCTGAACTTGACAAAGATGTTTCAGGCAAAGATGAACCTCAATCAGCaattatggaaaataaaaataatagcgaaGATAGTACAATGGCTACACAAAATGAATCAACGGTAGAAGTACAAACTGCAACAACAGACATTATTAACATTGACGATGAGTCCAAGAGCTCAGAAGTAGAAGAGGTTACTACTAAAGAGACGTGCAAGCAATGTGGCGAAGAAAGAGCATGTAAAATTCGGGTCAAGATTGGTACAGAAAACTATCATGTATGCTCAAAAACATGTAAAGCATTGTTTAAAGCAGCCAATAATAAAACGATAGACATACCAAGCCAAGGAGCTACCTCTAAACGAGAGAAACGTTGCGCATCTTGTTTGCTAATTATAGAAGCAAATGATGAACGAAACCTTTCTTGGGAAACCATGGAATTTTGTAATGAGGAATGTTTGGGAAAGTTCCAAAGAAAATATGGAAGttattgtaagaattgtaaCGGTGCAGTTCAAGCTGTAAGTTTAGGCAAATATTGTGTGAGATTTGGATGTGATGTAAGACAATTTTGTTGTTCAACATGTTTAGAGGAATTTAAAAAGGGTTTAAAAGTGTGTAGTTACTGTCAGAAAGATATAAGTTTTAGCACAGACGGTTTTCTCGCTCCAGTTGGGGAGAAAGGACAATTTAAAGACTTTTGTACTCAGGAttgtatggaaaaatattcaaaattaaattcttcggAACCTCCAACTACAGAAAAAAAGCCATGTAGCGTTTGTCAAGAg gaGAAACTTGTACACTGCGAAGTtcagatatataatagtaCTCCAGTAGCCATATGTAGCGAACCCTGTTTTGCAGCATTTAAATTTGTGAAACAAGTCAAACCTGAGCAGTGCTCTACctgcaagaaattttttgaattaccAAATAAACAGCATTTCATTGTATTTTACGATAATGAGCCCcatacattttgtaataaaacatgcttaaatatatttatcataacaaATAGGAAGATAGTTCCATGTAATTGGTGCaaagtaaagaaatataactttGATATGATTAAAAAGGAACTGAAAACAGGACCAACCTTGATGATGTGCAGCTTAAATTGTTTGACATTATATCAA GTTTCTATCAATGCAGTATCTGCAAAACGAATAAACTGTGATTTTTGTAAGGAATACTCTTTAGCACATTATCATCTCACAATGTCAGATGCCACAATACGAAACTTTTGTTCGTATAATTGTGTCATGAATTTTCAAGCGCAGTACACTAAATCCCCCATAACTATACCATCGAGCGATGATCCCGTACCTACAGGAATGCCTAAAAGGACCACTTTATCACAAAAAAGCGCAAATCAGACCATTCAAAAGTCCAATGACATACAAAGTAAAAAGAGTATGCCGGTCATCTCCTCAGTAACTAGCTTAGCCGCGCTAGGAAATGGGCAAGCAAGCCCGAACTCACAACAAAATAGCATGGTTATGCCTACGAACGCGATACCGAATCAATCGACGCAAATTGTCTACAAGCAACAAGTCATTACTAGGCCACCTAGTCCAGTGAAAATTCAAAACAAGACGACTCAATGCAAGCCTTTAGTGCACACGAAAGGGGTTTCCGTGCGTCCTCATCCTTGCACAAAGTGGACACAGACGAAAGAGAAAGTTCAACAAGTGGTCGTACCAATACCAGTACCAATTTATGTTCCGTTTCCGATGCACATGTACAGTATGCCCTTTCCAGTTCCAATGCCTTTTCCGCTGCCTATACCCGTTCCCTTATTTATACCCACTACAAGAAACAGCGCTAAGGGAAttatgaaagatattaaaaaaatacaagaaaagaTACCAGCCGACCCGTATGAAGCCGAACTCCTTATGATGGCGGAGATGGTAGCTACTGAAAAGAAGACTAATGACAGCGATTCGGACTCGGTGGATGATAg TCCAGAAGCGGTTGATTCCAATAACGCGTTTGGGGATGACATGTTGCAAATGGCGTTAAAAATGGCAACAGGAGAATTAGACGAGCCGGCAGTCGATTTGGAAGCTGCCTTGACGCCGAACACAATTACAGCTACGCAAGCACCATCGCAGCCAGAGACCGCTATGGACAACGATG tacaaTCGGAACGATTAATGGTTGCCTCTAGAGGAAGAAAACGTGTAATGCCATATAAACCACGATCAACACCGACCAAACGAATGAGACGCGTCTCTGGTACAAATGACATGCCATTAATGCCACCACCGGAACCACAACCACCTCCGCAGCCGCGTATTATAGAACCAATGGAAAAACCTGACGCAAATAtggcattaaaatatacatttggtGTAAATGCATGGAGACAATGG GTAATTGGAAAGAATGCCGaattagaaaaacaaattacaCCAATGAGGAAAATAAAGTTGTTCAAGACAGATCTTTTACAACTTACCGCAGATgagttaaattattctttatgcCTTTTTGTGAAGGAAGTAAGAAAGCCAAACGGTGCAGAATATGCTCctgatacaatatattatctctgtctag gAATACAGCAATACCTGTTTGAAAATAACAGGATTGACAATATATTCACAGATTcatattatgagaaatttaCAGACTGTTTGAACGAAATAGCAAAAAAGTTTTCTGCATTATACAACGAAGCAC aatatataGTGACCAGAGTGGAGGAAGAGCACTTATGGGAATGCAAGCAATTGGGTGCCCATTCTCCACATGTTTTATTAAGCACACTTAtgttttttaacacaaaacattttaatcttGTG ACAGTGGAAGAACATATGcagctttctttttctcatattatGAAACATTGGAAACGTAACCCAGCTGCTCAACCTACAGCAATGGCAGGGAAAGTTCCTAATTCAAGGAATGTCCTTCTTAGATTTTATCCACCACAATCAGCTCTTG AAGCtaattcaagaaaaaagaaagtgtATGAACAACaggaaaatgaagaaaatccATTGAGATGTCCTGTTAAgctatatgaattttatttgtcgAAATG CCCTGAAAGCGTTAAAACACGAAATGATGTCTTTTACCTATTGCCAGAACGCAGTTGTGTACCAGATAGTCCAGTATGGTATTCGACATCGCCTCTTGCGAAGGAACACCTCATCAAAATGTTATATCGTATTAAAATGGTTAAAGAAATTAACGTAGCTTTACtaacaagttaa
- the LOC126854391 gene encoding zinc finger MYM-type protein 4 isoform X1, whose translation MDSQDSSQISISADKTDVSQSEAMSNSSNDNTKNYIENVLKEDKGSDKSPSEEGTIEIQDETNKEIQDETNKEATTIASEKDTTPSNVTDEDIVEMHSETNKEATVISEKDALLLNIKTSDSATHLQTIEKDDHIEIEGLSFEKDVDTITSEENNIVESSCKESVSVNIDKETTELSTFNLTEKCNTKQPLNLEDLCNISDNIGNDCTKLTSVNETSFKEKPEDSDIPDESSVTADDLQISQKNVELSKKVESESSDSNLENPDKDLSEKNIEPENTEFVQFSHDKHDDSQIEGQSIDAEDPFGGDNLTSDNIEPVETDSLVEDDISFKNLYEQGDNLQDAVNARNNDSNNDKLNVDCTSNNLKDTDVNKVVDNITKESNNVQTTIDSLESAAIDTDLPDTNISETEAGSISPTKSFDKQVEQTKKAIEEITPMETDEEQTDVLPGQDDELCIIPDSMKVIIPNKSSKTIDEQNESMLEKNAKDDETIQNCTKSNSELDKDVSGKDEPQSAIMENKNNSEDSTMATQNESTVEVQTATTDIINIDDESKSSEVEEVTTKETCKQCGEERACKIRVKIGTENYHVCSKTCKALFKAANNKTIDIPSQGATSKREKRCASCLLIIEANDERNLSWETMEFCNEECLGKFQRKYGSYCKNCNGAVQAVSLGKYCVRFGCDVRQFCCSTCLEEFKKGLKVCSYCQKDISFSTDGFLAPVGEKGQFKDFCTQDCMEKYSKLNSSEPPTTEKKPCSVCQEEKLVHCEVQIYNSTPVAICSEPCFAAFKFVKQVKPEQCSTCKKFFELPNKQHFIVFYDNEPHTFCNKTCLNIFIITNRKIVPCNWCKVKKYNFDMIKKELKTGPTLMMCSLNCLTLYQVSINAVSAKRINCDFCKEYSLAHYHLTMSDATIRNFCSYNCVMNFQAQYTKSPITIPSSDDPVPTGMPKRTTLSQKSANQTIQKSNDIQSKKSMPVISSVTSLAALGNGQASPNSQQNSMVMPTNAIPNQSTQIVYKQQVITRPPSPVKIQNKTTQCKPLVHTKGVSVRPHPCTKWTQTKEKVQQVVVPIPVPIYVPFPMHMYSMPFPVPMPFPLPIPVPLFIPTTRNSAKGIMKDIKKIQEKIPADPYEAELLMMAEMVATEKKTNDSDSDSVDDREDDTADQDNLHSDGFSPEAVDSNNAFGDDMLQMALKMATGELDEPAVDLEAALTPNTITATQAPSQPETAMDNDVQSERLMVASRGRKRVMPYKPRSTPTKRMRRVSGTNDMPLMPPPEPQPPPQPRIIEPMEKPDANMALKYTFGVNAWRQWVIGKNAELEKQITPMRKIKLFKTDLLQLTADELNYSLCLFVKEVRKPNGAEYAPDTIYYLCLGIQQYLFENNRIDNIFTDSYYEKFTDCLNEIAKKFSALYNEAQYIVTRVEEEHLWECKQLGAHSPHVLLSTLMFFNTKHFNLVTVEEHMQLSFSHIMKHWKRNPAAQPTAMAGKVPNSRNVLLRFYPPQSALEANSRKKKVYEQQENEENPLRCPVKLYEFYLSKCPESVKTRNDVFYLLPERSCVPDSPVWYSTSPLAKEHLIKMLYRIKMVKEINVALLTS comes from the exons atggactCCCAAGACAGTTCCCAGATCAGCATATCTGCTGATAAGACTGATGTATCTCAATCGGAAGCTATGAGCAACTCAAGTAACGATAATACTAAAAACTATATTGAAAATGTTCTCAAAGAAGATAAAGGATCTGATAAATCACCATCTGAAGAAGGTACTATAGAAATACAAGatgaaacaaataaagaaatacaagATGAAACAAATAAAGAGGCAACTACAATAGCTTCTGAAAAAGATACGACTCCATCAAATGTAACTGATGAAGATATTGTAGAGATGCATAGTGAAACAAATAAAGAAGCAACTGtaatttctgaaaaagatgcacttctattaaatataaaaacaagtgATTCTGCTACACATTTACAAACTATTGAAAAAGATGATCACATAGAAATTGAAGGGCTATCATTTGAGAAGGATGTTGATACTATAACaagtgaagaaaataatatagttgaaAGTTCTTGTAAAGAAAGTGTATCTGTTAATATAGACAAGGAAACAACAGAACTAAGTACATTCAATTTgacagaaaaatgtaatacaaaacAGCCATTAAATCTTGAagatttatgcaatatatcaGATAATATAGGAAATGATTGTACAAAACTTACTAGTGTAAATGAAACatcatttaaagaaaaaccTGAAGATTCTGACATTCCAGATGAATCAAGTGTTACTGCAGATGATCTGCAAATATCTCAAAAGAATGttgaattgtcaaaaaaaGTGGAATCGGAATCATCAGATAGTAATTTGGAAAATCCTGATAAAGATTTGTCTGAGAAAAACATTGAGCCTGAAAATACagaatttgtacaattttctcaCGACAAACATGATGATTCGCAAATTGAAGGACAATCTATAGACGCAGAAGATCCGTTTGGTGGTGACAATCTTACTTCTGATAATATCGAACCAGTGGAAACTGATAGTCTTGTAGAGGATGATATTAGTTTCAAAAACTTATATGAGCAAGGTGATAATTTACAGGATGCAGTGAATGCCAGAAACAATGATTCTAATAATGATAAACTTAATGTTGATTGCACATCAAACAATCTAAAAGATACTGATGTTAATAAAGTTGTGGATAATATTACTAAAGAATCAAATAATGTACAAACTACTATTGATTCTCTTGAAAGTGCAGCAATAGATACTGATCTCCCAGATACAAATATATCTGAAACAGAAGCAGGAAGTATATCACCTACAAAATCATTCGATAAACAAGTTGAACAGACCAAAAAAGCTATTGAAGAAATTACACCAATGGAAACAGATGAGGAACAAACTGATGTATTACCAGGACAGGATGACGAGCTATGTATTATCCCAGATAGTATGAAAGTAATAATACCAAATAAATCAAGTAAAACAATAGATGAACAAAATGAATCTATGCTTGAAAAAAACGCGAAAGACGATGAAACAATACAAAACTGTACTAAATCTAATTCTGAACTTGACAAAGATGTTTCAGGCAAAGATGAACCTCAATCAGCaattatggaaaataaaaataatagcgaaGATAGTACAATGGCTACACAAAATGAATCAACGGTAGAAGTACAAACTGCAACAACAGACATTATTAACATTGACGATGAGTCCAAGAGCTCAGAAGTAGAAGAGGTTACTACTAAAGAGACGTGCAAGCAATGTGGCGAAGAAAGAGCATGTAAAATTCGGGTCAAGATTGGTACAGAAAACTATCATGTATGCTCAAAAACATGTAAAGCATTGTTTAAAGCAGCCAATAATAAAACGATAGACATACCAAGCCAAGGAGCTACCTCTAAACGAGAGAAACGTTGCGCATCTTGTTTGCTAATTATAGAAGCAAATGATGAACGAAACCTTTCTTGGGAAACCATGGAATTTTGTAATGAGGAATGTTTGGGAAAGTTCCAAAGAAAATATGGAAGttattgtaagaattgtaaCGGTGCAGTTCAAGCTGTAAGTTTAGGCAAATATTGTGTGAGATTTGGATGTGATGTAAGACAATTTTGTTGTTCAACATGTTTAGAGGAATTTAAAAAGGGTTTAAAAGTGTGTAGTTACTGTCAGAAAGATATAAGTTTTAGCACAGACGGTTTTCTCGCTCCAGTTGGGGAGAAAGGACAATTTAAAGACTTTTGTACTCAGGAttgtatggaaaaatattcaaaattaaattcttcggAACCTCCAACTACAGAAAAAAAGCCATGTAGCGTTTGTCAAGAg gaGAAACTTGTACACTGCGAAGTtcagatatataatagtaCTCCAGTAGCCATATGTAGCGAACCCTGTTTTGCAGCATTTAAATTTGTGAAACAAGTCAAACCTGAGCAGTGCTCTACctgcaagaaattttttgaattaccAAATAAACAGCATTTCATTGTATTTTACGATAATGAGCCCcatacattttgtaataaaacatgcttaaatatatttatcataacaaATAGGAAGATAGTTCCATGTAATTGGTGCaaagtaaagaaatataactttGATATGATTAAAAAGGAACTGAAAACAGGACCAACCTTGATGATGTGCAGCTTAAATTGTTTGACATTATATCAA GTTTCTATCAATGCAGTATCTGCAAAACGAATAAACTGTGATTTTTGTAAGGAATACTCTTTAGCACATTATCATCTCACAATGTCAGATGCCACAATACGAAACTTTTGTTCGTATAATTGTGTCATGAATTTTCAAGCGCAGTACACTAAATCCCCCATAACTATACCATCGAGCGATGATCCCGTACCTACAGGAATGCCTAAAAGGACCACTTTATCACAAAAAAGCGCAAATCAGACCATTCAAAAGTCCAATGACATACAAAGTAAAAAGAGTATGCCGGTCATCTCCTCAGTAACTAGCTTAGCCGCGCTAGGAAATGGGCAAGCAAGCCCGAACTCACAACAAAATAGCATGGTTATGCCTACGAACGCGATACCGAATCAATCGACGCAAATTGTCTACAAGCAACAAGTCATTACTAGGCCACCTAGTCCAGTGAAAATTCAAAACAAGACGACTCAATGCAAGCCTTTAGTGCACACGAAAGGGGTTTCCGTGCGTCCTCATCCTTGCACAAAGTGGACACAGACGAAAGAGAAAGTTCAACAAGTGGTCGTACCAATACCAGTACCAATTTATGTTCCGTTTCCGATGCACATGTACAGTATGCCCTTTCCAGTTCCAATGCCTTTTCCGCTGCCTATACCCGTTCCCTTATTTATACCCACTACAAGAAACAGCGCTAAGGGAAttatgaaagatattaaaaaaatacaagaaaagaTACCAGCCGACCCGTATGAAGCCGAACTCCTTATGATGGCGGAGATGGTAGCTACTGAAAAGAAGACTAATGACAGCGATTCGGACTCGGTGGATGATAg gGAAGATGACACAGCTGACCAAGACAATTTACATAGTGATGGTTTCAGTCCAGAAGCGGTTGATTCCAATAACGCGTTTGGGGATGACATGTTGCAAATGGCGTTAAAAATGGCAACAGGAGAATTAGACGAGCCGGCAGTCGATTTGGAAGCTGCCTTGACGCCGAACACAATTACAGCTACGCAAGCACCATCGCAGCCAGAGACCGCTATGGACAACGATG tacaaTCGGAACGATTAATGGTTGCCTCTAGAGGAAGAAAACGTGTAATGCCATATAAACCACGATCAACACCGACCAAACGAATGAGACGCGTCTCTGGTACAAATGACATGCCATTAATGCCACCACCGGAACCACAACCACCTCCGCAGCCGCGTATTATAGAACCAATGGAAAAACCTGACGCAAATAtggcattaaaatatacatttggtGTAAATGCATGGAGACAATGG GTAATTGGAAAGAATGCCGaattagaaaaacaaattacaCCAATGAGGAAAATAAAGTTGTTCAAGACAGATCTTTTACAACTTACCGCAGATgagttaaattattctttatgcCTTTTTGTGAAGGAAGTAAGAAAGCCAAACGGTGCAGAATATGCTCctgatacaatatattatctctgtctag gAATACAGCAATACCTGTTTGAAAATAACAGGATTGACAATATATTCACAGATTcatattatgagaaatttaCAGACTGTTTGAACGAAATAGCAAAAAAGTTTTCTGCATTATACAACGAAGCAC aatatataGTGACCAGAGTGGAGGAAGAGCACTTATGGGAATGCAAGCAATTGGGTGCCCATTCTCCACATGTTTTATTAAGCACACTTAtgttttttaacacaaaacattttaatcttGTG ACAGTGGAAGAACATATGcagctttctttttctcatattatGAAACATTGGAAACGTAACCCAGCTGCTCAACCTACAGCAATGGCAGGGAAAGTTCCTAATTCAAGGAATGTCCTTCTTAGATTTTATCCACCACAATCAGCTCTTG AAGCtaattcaagaaaaaagaaagtgtATGAACAACaggaaaatgaagaaaatccATTGAGATGTCCTGTTAAgctatatgaattttatttgtcgAAATG CCCTGAAAGCGTTAAAACACGAAATGATGTCTTTTACCTATTGCCAGAACGCAGTTGTGTACCAGATAGTCCAGTATGGTATTCGACATCGCCTCTTGCGAAGGAACACCTCATCAAAATGTTATATCGTATTAAAATGGTTAAAGAAATTAACGTAGCTTTACtaacaagttaa